A single genomic interval of Bradyrhizobium sp. AZCC 1693 harbors:
- a CDS encoding extracellular solute-binding protein: MAATAALVAATSSAAAQVKELRIGYQPSPIQDASIAMFEAWGAKNGVKIVKVPNSYGVYVEKMTASLTSNADQYDVIWHNDDWGQTWAHLLEPMDDVEANKYADKWSMAPVVFANAEGKNTVVPMGQTFSVFFYRSDLVKPEEVPKTLEQLVTMSKKLQADGKVKFGFVAGMAMNHTWFSWLWSMWGNNCDVLMPAYERDNKKLAEAGWKSGLTEPCMQQTVEYWWDAINTHKIVPRGMPAYDRNEANAIFMSGDAAFTVADTLWWGTFNDPAKSKIAGKIAAARFPLGPNRTRPFAWDDIWGWAIPKSIAPERKKLAKQMLEAMMLDEEGQMKLWKATGAPPPNTSFWPKIAEQDQFMKLLKESVLDSPDKVRGAYYFPQWPAVHKAFNDAVTKAVTGKREDIAKVLAEGAPLVSKAAQ, from the coding sequence ATGGCGGCGACCGCGGCCTTGGTGGCCGCGACCAGCAGCGCTGCCGCTCAGGTGAAAGAGCTGCGGATCGGCTACCAGCCGAGCCCGATCCAGGACGCTTCGATCGCGATGTTCGAGGCCTGGGGCGCCAAGAACGGCGTCAAGATCGTCAAGGTGCCGAATTCCTACGGCGTCTATGTCGAGAAAATGACGGCCTCGCTGACCTCGAACGCCGACCAGTACGATGTCATCTGGCACAATGACGACTGGGGACAGACCTGGGCGCATCTGCTGGAGCCGATGGACGACGTCGAGGCCAATAAATACGCCGACAAGTGGAGCATGGCCCCGGTCGTGTTTGCCAATGCGGAAGGCAAGAACACCGTCGTGCCGATGGGCCAGACGTTCAGCGTGTTCTTCTACCGCTCCGATCTCGTCAAGCCGGAGGAGGTGCCGAAGACGCTGGAACAGCTCGTCACCATGAGCAAGAAGCTGCAGGCGGACGGCAAGGTCAAGTTCGGCTTTGTCGCCGGCATGGCGATGAACCACACCTGGTTCAGCTGGCTCTGGTCGATGTGGGGCAACAATTGCGACGTGCTGATGCCGGCCTACGAGCGCGACAACAAGAAGCTTGCGGAAGCCGGCTGGAAGTCGGGCCTGACCGAGCCCTGCATGCAGCAGACCGTCGAATATTGGTGGGACGCGATCAACACCCACAAGATCGTGCCGCGCGGCATGCCGGCCTATGACCGCAACGAGGCCAACGCGATCTTCATGTCCGGCGATGCCGCCTTCACCGTGGCGGACACGCTGTGGTGGGGCACCTTCAACGACCCCGCCAAGTCGAAGATCGCGGGCAAGATCGCCGCCGCGCGCTTTCCGCTCGGCCCCAACCGCACCAGGCCGTTCGCTTGGGACGATATCTGGGGCTGGGCGATCCCGAAATCGATCGCGCCCGAGCGCAAGAAGCTCGCCAAGCAGATGCTGGAAGCGATGATGCTCGACGAGGAAGGCCAGATGAAGCTCTGGAAGGCGACCGGCGCGCCGCCGCCCAACACCTCGTTCTGGCCGAAGATCGCCGAGCAGGATCAGTTCATGAAGCTCTTGAAAGAGTCAGTGCTGGATTCTCCCGACAAGGTGCGCGGCGCCTATTACTTCCCGCAATGGCCCGCCGTGCACAAGGCGTTCAACGACGCGGTCACCAAGGCCGTCACCGGCAAGCGCGAGGACATCGCAAAAGTGTTGGCCGAGGGCGCGCCGCTGGTGAGCAAGGCCGCACAATAA
- a CDS encoding carbohydrate ABC transporter permease produces the protein MSASRRPMFGEQQRFVLLLIAPAALLLLLFQVVPIVIGANASFRNWALYNPKKTWIGFDHYAAVISDPAFLYVVLPNTFLFMVLSVAGALVAGLALALLLNRPFRGQKLVQTILLVPLMVAPVIAAIMIRWIFNDQFGIVNVVLEAIGLEGQPWLVQRWSAFGIILLTDIWLWTPWFTLLLLAGLQSLPKEPFEAAAIDGTTTWRVFRFLTLPMLRPVIVVCVVIRAIDAFRTFDIVWTLTGGGPGRSTELFSLYAYVHAFLNLDLGRGSAAAIIGGLIILVIGVVLYRLVDRIAKA, from the coding sequence TTGTCGGCATCGCGGCGTCCCATGTTCGGCGAGCAACAGCGCTTCGTGCTGCTCCTGATCGCGCCGGCTGCGCTGTTGCTGCTGCTGTTTCAGGTCGTGCCGATCGTGATCGGCGCCAACGCCAGCTTTCGCAACTGGGCGCTCTATAATCCCAAGAAGACCTGGATCGGCTTCGACCACTACGCCGCGGTAATTTCGGATCCGGCGTTCCTCTATGTGGTGCTGCCGAACACCTTCCTGTTCATGGTGCTCAGCGTCGCCGGCGCGCTGGTGGCGGGCCTTGCGCTGGCGCTCTTGCTCAACCGTCCGTTCCGCGGCCAGAAGCTGGTGCAGACCATCCTGCTGGTACCGCTGATGGTGGCGCCTGTGATCGCCGCGATCATGATCCGCTGGATATTCAACGACCAATTCGGCATCGTGAATGTGGTGCTGGAAGCTATTGGCCTGGAGGGGCAGCCCTGGCTGGTGCAGCGCTGGAGCGCGTTCGGCATCATCCTTCTGACCGACATCTGGCTGTGGACGCCGTGGTTCACGCTGCTGCTGCTTGCGGGCCTGCAGAGCCTGCCGAAGGAGCCGTTCGAGGCCGCCGCCATCGACGGCACCACGACCTGGCGCGTGTTTCGCTTCCTGACGCTGCCGATGCTGCGCCCTGTCATCGTGGTCTGCGTGGTGATCCGCGCCATCGACGCCTTCCGCACCTTCGATATCGTGTGGACGCTGACCGGCGGCGGGCCGGGACGCTCGACTGAACTGTTCAGCCTCTATGCTTACGTCCACGCCTTCCTCAACCTCGATCTCGGCCGTGGTTCGGCGGCGGCGATCATCGGCGGGCTGATCATCCTCGTGATCGGCGTGGTGCTCTATCGCCTCGTCGACCGCATCGCAAAGGCCTGA
- the ldtR gene encoding transcriptional regulator LdtR has product MIKAVATAVETAERSAGQTPVQPLYLEALTLVERLHRRLLDVIKDEFDRRGRADINSVQALLLYNIGDKELTAGELRTRGYYLGSNVSYNLKKLVELGFLDHQRSRVDRRSVRIRLTAQGQEIRKIVDALYQKHVKTVEQVGGISNEEFATLNKSLHRLERFWTDQILYRL; this is encoded by the coding sequence ATGATCAAAGCCGTTGCAACGGCGGTGGAAACCGCTGAACGCTCTGCCGGTCAAACTCCGGTGCAGCCGCTCTATCTGGAAGCATTGACTTTGGTGGAGCGGCTTCACCGCCGGCTGCTCGACGTCATCAAGGACGAATTCGATCGCCGCGGCCGCGCCGACATCAATTCGGTGCAGGCATTGCTGCTCTATAACATCGGCGACAAGGAGCTGACCGCGGGCGAGCTGCGCACGCGCGGTTACTATCTCGGCTCCAACGTCTCCTATAACCTCAAGAAGCTCGTCGAACTCGGCTTCCTCGATCATCAGCGCTCCCGCGTCGATCGCCGTTCGGTCCGCATTCGCCTGACCGCGCAGGGCCAGGAAATCCGCAAGATCGTCGATGCGCTCTATCAGAAGCACGTCAAGACGGTGGAGCAGGTCGGCGGCATCTCGAACGAGGAGTTCGCGACCCTGAACAAGTCGCTGCACCGCCTCGAGCGGTTCTGGACCGACCAGATCCTGTATCGGCTCTGA
- a CDS encoding DUF6163 family protein — MSDTSARDQGRDKAMSMAAMSSERIEPDDNVWTRRLVLFLRIMAVISILKGLYHWAQVTGFIGGEEEAFENQSMAWQTATVYFAVIELVAAVGLWLATPWGAVVWLTTVVSMAVIELMFPGIYGGSLTVVGIEAVMLAAYLALAWMAARERPP, encoded by the coding sequence ATGTCTGACACGTCAGCGCGCGATCAGGGGCGGGACAAGGCCATGTCGATGGCGGCGATGTCGTCGGAGCGGATCGAGCCCGACGACAATGTCTGGACGCGGCGGCTGGTGCTGTTCCTGCGCATCATGGCCGTCATCTCGATCCTGAAGGGCCTGTACCACTGGGCACAGGTGACGGGTTTCATCGGCGGCGAGGAGGAGGCGTTCGAGAACCAGTCGATGGCCTGGCAGACCGCGACCGTCTATTTCGCCGTCATCGAACTGGTCGCCGCCGTTGGCCTGTGGCTCGCGACGCCCTGGGGCGCGGTGGTGTGGCTCACCACCGTGGTGTCGATGGCGGTGATCGAACTGATGTTTCCCGGCATCTACGGCGGCAGCCTGACGGTGGTGGGGATCGAGGCTGTGATGCTGGCGGCGTATCTGGCGCTCGCCTGGATGGCTGCGCGTGAACGCCCGCCGTAG
- the hemB gene encoding porphobilinogen synthase → MAIKFGRPIEMRDAPQRPTALASTPLDLIIRPRRNRKAEWARRLVRENVLTTNDLIWPMFVVDGSNTRTPVASMPGVDRLTVDQAVRDAERAMKLDIPCIALFPYTEPSLRDENGSEALNPNNLVCQSVRAIKKEFPDLGVLCDVALDPFTSHGHDGLIEGGKILNDETVAVLVRQALVQAEAGCDVIAPSDMMDGRVGAIREALDEAGFLDVQIMSYAAKYASAFYGPFRDAIGSAKTLTGDKRTYQMDSANSDEALREVELDIAEGADMVMVKPGMPYLDIVRRVKDTFSMPTFVYQVSGEYAMIAGAANNGWIDGERAMMESLLGFKRAGADGILTYFAPKAAEKLKAQG, encoded by the coding sequence ATGGCGATCAAGTTCGGGCGTCCGATCGAAATGCGCGACGCGCCGCAGCGGCCGACCGCCCTCGCCTCCACCCCGCTGGACCTGATCATCCGCCCGCGCCGCAACCGCAAGGCGGAATGGGCCCGGCGGCTGGTGCGCGAAAACGTGCTCACCACCAACGACCTGATCTGGCCGATGTTCGTGGTCGACGGAAGCAACACGCGCACGCCGGTGGCCTCGATGCCCGGCGTCGACCGCCTCACCGTCGATCAGGCGGTGCGTGATGCCGAGCGCGCGATGAAGCTCGATATCCCCTGCATCGCGCTGTTCCCCTATACCGAGCCGTCCCTGCGCGACGAGAACGGTTCCGAAGCGCTCAACCCGAACAATCTGGTCTGCCAGTCGGTGCGCGCGATCAAGAAGGAGTTTCCTGATCTCGGCGTGCTCTGCGACGTCGCACTCGATCCCTTCACCAGCCACGGCCATGACGGGCTGATCGAGGGCGGCAAGATCCTCAACGACGAGACGGTGGCGGTGCTGGTGCGGCAGGCGCTGGTGCAGGCCGAAGCCGGCTGCGACGTCATTGCCCCCTCCGACATGATGGACGGCCGCGTCGGCGCCATCCGCGAGGCGCTGGACGAGGCCGGTTTCCTCGACGTGCAAATCATGTCCTATGCCGCGAAATACGCGTCCGCCTTCTACGGCCCGTTCCGCGACGCCATTGGTTCCGCGAAGACGCTGACCGGCGACAAGCGCACCTACCAGATGGACAGCGCCAATTCCGACGAAGCGTTGCGCGAGGTCGAACTCGACATCGCCGAGGGCGCCGACATGGTGATGGTGAAGCCCGGCATGCCCTATCTCGATATCGTGCGGCGGGTGAAGGACACGTTTTCGATGCCGACATTCGTCTACCAGGTATCCGGCGAATACGCGATGATCGCGGGCGCCGCGAATAATGGCTGGATCGACGGCGAGCGCGCGATGATGGAAAGCCTGCTCGGCTTCAAGCGCGCCGGCGCGGACGGGATTTTGACGTATTTTGCTCCGAAGGCGGCGGAGAAGCTGAAGGCTCAAGGGTAA
- a CDS encoding RDD family protein: protein MSYSGSGNTGGGSSSAGGASSAGGAWRNDGGVPPHAFDPDLQPELFRGVLTRRVFAFLIDLIVLSVPVILGYIFIAVFGVITLGLGWMLFWLAWPATIVWAIVYYGSSIGGPHSATMGMRAMDLEVRTWYGAPGYFVLGACHAVLYWVSISFLTPLVLLVGLFNGRRRLLHDIVLGTVVINSSIRTQVAPSARSSY from the coding sequence ATGTCTTATAGCGGCTCTGGCAATACCGGCGGCGGCTCTTCAAGTGCTGGCGGCGCTTCGAGTGCTGGCGGCGCCTGGCGGAACGACGGTGGGGTGCCGCCGCATGCGTTCGATCCCGATCTGCAGCCGGAACTGTTTCGCGGCGTGCTGACTCGGCGCGTGTTTGCGTTCCTGATCGACCTCATCGTGCTGTCGGTTCCTGTCATCCTTGGCTACATCTTCATTGCCGTGTTTGGCGTGATCACGCTCGGGCTCGGCTGGATGCTGTTCTGGCTGGCGTGGCCGGCTACCATCGTGTGGGCGATCGTCTATTACGGCTCCTCGATCGGCGGCCCGCATTCGGCCACCATGGGCATGCGCGCAATGGATCTGGAGGTCCGCACCTGGTACGGCGCCCCGGGCTATTTCGTGCTCGGCGCCTGCCATGCCGTGTTGTACTGGGTCTCGATCTCGTTCCTGACGCCGCTGGTGCTGCTGGTCGGCCTGTTCAACGGCCGCCGCCGGCTGTTGCACGACATCGTGCTGGGAACCGTGGTCATCAACAGCTCGATTCGTACTCAGGTAGCGCCTTCGGCACGCAGCAGCTACTGA
- a CDS encoding arginyltransferase, whose product MTQHSRDTPQFYLTAPSPCPYLPGRHERKVFTHLVGDKAGDLNDLLTHGGFRRSQSIAYRPACDQCRACVSVRVIANEFRPSRNFKKVLARNADIVGEQRSAVPTSEQYSVFRAYLDSRHRHGGMADMTVLDYAMMVEDSHVETRIIEYRKRGVDTGITGRGEELIAVALTDVLSDGLSMVYSFFEPSQHSRSLGTFMILDHITRARRLGLPYVYLGYWIEGSKKMDYKGRFLPQQRLAPSGWLRVDASGEMLSEPQD is encoded by the coding sequence GTGACCCAGCACTCGCGTGACACCCCGCAATTCTACCTGACGGCGCCCTCGCCTTGCCCCTATCTGCCGGGCCGGCACGAGCGCAAGGTGTTCACGCATCTGGTCGGCGACAAGGCCGGCGACCTCAACGACCTCCTGACCCATGGCGGCTTCCGCCGCAGCCAGTCGATCGCCTACCGCCCGGCCTGCGACCAGTGCCGCGCCTGCGTTTCCGTGCGCGTGATCGCCAACGAATTCCGCCCCTCGCGCAACTTCAAGAAGGTCCTGGCGCGCAATGCCGACATCGTCGGCGAACAGCGCAGCGCCGTGCCGACGTCGGAGCAGTATTCGGTGTTCCGCGCCTATCTCGACAGTCGGCACCGCCACGGCGGCATGGCCGACATGACCGTGCTCGACTACGCGATGATGGTGGAAGACAGCCATGTCGAGACCCGCATCATCGAATACCGCAAGCGCGGCGTCGATACCGGCATCACCGGCCGTGGCGAGGAGCTGATCGCGGTGGCGCTGACGGACGTGCTCAGCGACGGGCTGTCGATGGTGTATTCGTTCTTCGAGCCGTCGCAGCACAGCCGCTCGCTCGGCACCTTCATGATCCTCGATCACATCACCCGCGCCCGCCGGCTGGGCCTGCCTTACGTCTATCTCGGCTACTGGATCGAAGGCTCCAAGAAGATGGACTACAAGGGCCGCTTCCTGCCGCAGCAGCGGCTGGCGCCGTCGGGCTGGCTTCGGGTCGACGCATCGGGCGAAATGCTGTCCGAACCGCAGGATTAG
- a CDS encoding Nramp family divalent metal transporter: protein MDARTPALGPKTAIESGPMTDTTAAGWRADAAAGAQRSLPEVNSTISVPFGGHWSRRLLAFLGPGYLVSVGYMDPGNWATDLAGGSKFGYTLLSVILLSNLMAILLQALAARLGIVTDRDLAQACRASFSRPVNFLLWVACEAAIIACDLAEVIGTAIALKLLFGIPLIGGALITALDAFLLLLLMNKGFRFLEAFVISLLIVIAVCFGIQIVAAAPPVAGVLKGFMPSTEIVTNPEMLYIAIGIIGATVMPHNLYLHSSIVQTRAYERNDKGRREAIKWATTDSTIALMLALFINGAILIVAAATFHATGRTEVAEIGQAFELLSPLLGLGIASTLFAVALLASGLNSTVTATLAGQIVMEGFLHLRLPSWARRLLTRGIAIVPVVIVTAFYGERGTSQLLVFSQVILSMQLPFAVIPLVKFVSDRRKMGKFAISRSVAAVAWIVAGIIVALNVKLLFETFFG, encoded by the coding sequence ATGGACGCCCGAACGCCCGCATTGGGCCCGAAGACCGCGATTGAGAGTGGACCGATGACCGACACGACTGCTGCCGGTTGGCGCGCCGATGCCGCCGCTGGCGCCCAGCGCAGCCTGCCTGAAGTCAACTCGACCATCTCGGTGCCCTTTGGCGGGCATTGGTCGCGCCGGTTGCTGGCCTTCCTTGGCCCCGGCTACCTGGTCTCTGTCGGCTACATGGACCCGGGCAACTGGGCGACCGATCTCGCGGGCGGGTCGAAGTTCGGCTACACGCTGCTCTCGGTCATCCTGCTGTCGAACCTGATGGCGATCCTGTTGCAGGCGCTCGCCGCGCGGCTCGGCATCGTCACCGACCGCGACCTCGCGCAGGCCTGCCGTGCCAGCTTTTCCCGACCCGTCAACTTCCTGCTCTGGGTGGCCTGCGAGGCCGCCATCATCGCCTGCGATCTGGCCGAAGTGATCGGCACCGCGATCGCGCTAAAACTTCTGTTCGGCATTCCCCTGATCGGCGGCGCGCTGATTACCGCGCTCGATGCCTTCCTGCTGCTGCTGTTGATGAACAAGGGTTTCCGTTTCCTCGAAGCCTTCGTCATCTCGCTCCTGATCGTCATCGCGGTCTGCTTTGGCATTCAGATCGTGGCTGCCGCCCCGCCGGTGGCCGGGGTGCTGAAGGGCTTTATGCCGTCGACCGAGATCGTCACCAATCCCGAGATGCTCTACATCGCCATCGGCATCATCGGCGCCACCGTGATGCCGCATAACCTCTATCTGCACTCCTCGATCGTGCAGACCCGCGCCTATGAACGCAACGACAAGGGCCGCCGCGAGGCGATCAAATGGGCGACGACGGATTCGACCATCGCCTTGATGCTGGCGTTGTTCATCAACGGCGCGATCCTGATCGTCGCCGCCGCCACCTTCCATGCGACCGGCCGCACGGAAGTGGCCGAGATCGGCCAAGCGTTTGAGCTGCTGTCGCCGCTGCTCGGCCTCGGCATTGCCTCGACCCTGTTCGCGGTCGCGCTGCTGGCCTCCGGCCTGAACTCGACGGTCACGGCGACCTTGGCCGGCCAGATCGTGATGGAAGGCTTTCTGCATCTGCGGCTGCCAAGCTGGGCGCGGCGGCTGCTGACGCGCGGCATTGCGATCGTGCCGGTCGTGATCGTCACGGCGTTTTACGGCGAGCGCGGCACCAGCCAGTTGCTGGTTTTCAGCCAGGTCATCCTGTCCATGCAATTGCCATTCGCGGTGATCCCGCTGGTGAAATTCGTTTCCGACCGGCGCAAGATGGGCAAGTTCGCGATCTCCCGTTCGGTCGCCGCGGTGGCGTGGATCGTCGCGGGCATCATCGTCGCGCTGAACGTGAAGCTCTTGTTCGAGACGTTCTTTGGATAA
- a CDS encoding PspA/IM30 family protein yields MIKIPVETPTATLRYALAPDEAGIAAIEATFVAYDRMMAILAEVAPVGANLVSLHAQAYEKIRTETGLPARLVTLGLRDRAGYVADAPVRRIPLDDKLFAIKGPTSLTISTVQGRVLVPFDVPGYVAGWESPFPAHLVSDGHAYEIQIAVKSKSVQPEEKTMLHEGILARMGRLLAAIASQTIDNAENSNKVALVKQAIREIDAGADEARYALGKSRAEEFRLKRRREELDAEVSALTEKIRLAIAENREDLARAGVARQIDLESQTIALERAMDFVELEIDEQTKALQAMLGARREAETRLADLEASLVQQAPLEPGRAVPTTKTMSADRAMAAIARVTGVPASSVLGDKELDELDRLHREKEIAARLERIKSQQ; encoded by the coding sequence ATGATCAAAATCCCGGTCGAAACGCCCACGGCCACGCTGCGATACGCCCTCGCTCCCGACGAGGCCGGCATCGCCGCCATCGAGGCGACCTTTGTCGCCTACGACCGGATGATGGCGATCCTCGCGGAGGTTGCGCCTGTCGGTGCCAACCTCGTCTCGCTTCATGCCCAGGCCTACGAAAAGATCCGCACCGAGACCGGCCTGCCGGCCCGCCTGGTGACGCTCGGCCTGCGCGACCGCGCCGGCTATGTGGCTGATGCGCCGGTCCGCAGGATTCCGCTCGACGACAAGTTGTTTGCGATCAAGGGCCCAACTTCACTGACCATTAGCACTGTTCAGGGACGCGTCTTGGTTCCGTTCGACGTCCCCGGCTATGTTGCCGGCTGGGAGAGTCCCTTCCCGGCTCACTTGGTCTCAGACGGCCACGCCTACGAAATCCAGATCGCCGTCAAATCGAAATCAGTACAACCGGAGGAGAAGACCATGCTTCACGAAGGCATCCTTGCACGTATGGGCCGGCTTCTTGCCGCCATCGCCAGCCAGACCATCGACAATGCCGAGAACAGCAACAAGGTCGCGCTGGTCAAGCAGGCGATCCGCGAGATCGATGCCGGCGCCGACGAAGCGCGTTATGCGCTCGGCAAATCGCGCGCCGAGGAATTCCGCCTCAAGCGGCGGCGCGAGGAGTTGGACGCCGAAGTTTCGGCGTTAACGGAAAAAATCCGTCTCGCAATTGCGGAAAATCGCGAGGATCTGGCGCGTGCCGGCGTCGCACGGCAAATTGATCTGGAGTCGCAGACCATTGCGCTCGAACGCGCGATGGATTTCGTCGAACTCGAAATCGATGAGCAGACCAAGGCCTTGCAGGCGATGCTTGGCGCGCGACGTGAAGCCGAAACCCGTCTCGCCGATCTCGAGGCGAGCCTCGTGCAGCAGGCGCCGCTTGAACCCGGCCGGGCAGTTCCCACGACTAAAACAATGAGTGCCGACCGGGCCATGGCGGCGATCGCACGCGTCACCGGCGTGCCCGCTTCCAGCGTGCTCGGCGACAAGGAGCTCGACGAGCTCGACCGGTTGCATCGCGAAAAGGAAATCGCGGCGCGGCTTGAAAGGATCAAATCGCAACAATGA
- a CDS encoding OB-fold-containig protein, whose protein sequence is MSALTDLLLAPDVRPFTVAAAIMMTLGGIELLTTLVGFSISELLGKDLAVEADSDSGLGGMFLWINAGRLPLLILIILTLGVFSIAGFFLQGLAHGVGISVPVSIAALAAAACSIPAIRVTSRGIARIIPRDETYVVNEADFIGHVAEVSIGPLDQGLPGRVRLKDVFGNWHSLVARASPKSTPLPVGASVLLVDRDAKSFIAISAPADLIAQQRSDRA, encoded by the coding sequence ATGAGTGCCCTGACCGACCTCCTGCTGGCGCCGGACGTGCGGCCCTTCACTGTGGCTGCGGCAATCATGATGACGCTCGGCGGAATCGAATTGCTGACGACGCTGGTCGGATTTTCGATCAGCGAACTCCTGGGCAAGGATCTCGCGGTCGAGGCCGACAGCGACAGCGGCCTCGGCGGCATGTTTTTATGGATCAACGCGGGTCGCCTGCCGCTGTTGATCCTGATCATCCTCACGCTCGGCGTGTTCTCGATCGCGGGATTCTTCCTCCAAGGCCTCGCGCACGGTGTGGGGATCTCGGTACCGGTCTCGATCGCGGCACTCGCCGCTGCGGCCTGCAGTATTCCGGCAATCCGGGTCACCAGCCGCGGCATCGCCCGCATCATCCCGCGCGACGAGACCTATGTGGTGAACGAGGCCGACTTTATCGGTCACGTCGCCGAAGTTTCGATCGGGCCGCTCGACCAGGGACTGCCCGGCCGCGTCCGTCTCAAGGATGTCTTCGGCAACTGGCACTCGCTCGTCGCACGCGCCAGTCCTAAGTCAACGCCGCTTCCGGTCGGCGCCAGCGTGCTGCTGGTCGACCGTGACGCCAAGAGCTTCATCGCCATTTCCGCACCCGCCGACCTCATTGCGCAACAACGTTCAGACAGGGCTTAA
- a CDS encoding flotillin family protein yields the protein MWELAVPVAIGVLAILVIGLLLAKLYRRSTRDEAYVRTGLGGQKVVLDGGSLVLPVFHSTAAVNLKTLRLEVARGGPDSLITKDRMRVDIGAEFYLRVKPDSSSIALAAQTLGSRTNNAGELRELIEAKFVDGLRSVAATMNLEELQEQRATFVKSVQEAVGADIQNNGLELESVSLTRLDQSDIKHFNPSNFFDAHGLTTLTKITREREQERNQIVRTTEVNIAQQDLVARQTTLTIEATKREAELAQQRDIANKTAAMRAQTAQVEQTAVQNEAEYRIQQELAVANKQTEANQLRDTRKIEADLAVKRRNTEMERDLQIVAQESAIAVATKSKEQSEAQTVAETARALAIAAEEKVTTARATEIAERDKIINVIAARKAAETEAMPITVMAEAENQAANNKAEAINVLAQADANAATTRAAGVKALGQAEAEVATLKAEARNKLSQEMIDYDLSLARINIIPSALAEAVKPIEKISDIRIFDTGGMLGRGGGNGAMNGHGNGLGLGDGLAAQLLSVSAFKPIIDKILAEGGFAAGPDALTSLTNALAAQQLASPTEPPAALDVDEDDVVTPPATISGTGKATLGPKS from the coding sequence ATGTGGGAACTTGCAGTACCCGTCGCTATCGGCGTTCTCGCCATTCTCGTTATCGGCCTCTTGCTTGCAAAACTTTATCGCCGTTCGACGCGTGACGAAGCCTATGTCCGCACCGGCCTCGGCGGCCAGAAAGTCGTGCTCGACGGCGGCTCGCTCGTGCTTCCGGTTTTTCACTCCACGGCCGCGGTCAACCTGAAGACGCTGCGGCTCGAGGTCGCCCGCGGCGGCCCCGACTCGCTGATCACCAAGGACCGCATGCGCGTTGACATCGGCGCCGAATTCTATCTCCGCGTCAAACCCGATAGCTCATCGATCGCGCTCGCCGCGCAGACGCTGGGCAGCCGCACCAACAATGCCGGCGAACTGCGCGAGCTGATCGAGGCCAAATTCGTCGACGGCCTGCGCTCGGTGGCCGCCACCATGAATCTCGAGGAGCTGCAGGAGCAGCGCGCCACCTTCGTGAAATCGGTGCAGGAGGCAGTCGGCGCCGATATCCAGAACAACGGCCTCGAGCTCGAGTCAGTGTCGCTGACGCGGCTCGACCAGAGCGACATCAAGCATTTCAACCCGAGCAATTTCTTCGACGCGCACGGCCTGACGACGCTGACCAAGATCACAAGGGAACGCGAGCAGGAGCGTAACCAGATCGTCCGCACCACCGAGGTGAATATCGCGCAGCAGGACCTCGTCGCCCGCCAGACTACGCTGACGATCGAAGCCACCAAGCGCGAGGCGGAACTGGCACAGCAGCGCGACATCGCCAACAAGACCGCCGCGATGCGCGCGCAGACCGCGCAGGTCGAGCAGACCGCGGTGCAGAACGAGGCCGAATACCGCATTCAGCAGGAGCTGGCGGTTGCCAACAAGCAGACTGAAGCGAACCAGTTGCGCGATACCCGAAAGATCGAAGCTGATTTGGCGGTGAAGCGCCGCAACACCGAAATGGAACGCGACCTGCAGATCGTCGCCCAGGAAAGCGCGATCGCGGTCGCCACCAAGAGCAAGGAGCAATCGGAGGCGCAGACGGTAGCCGAGACCGCACGTGCGCTGGCGATCGCGGCCGAGGAAAAGGTCACGACCGCACGCGCCACCGAAATCGCCGAGCGCGACAAGATCATCAACGTGATCGCGGCGCGAAAGGCGGCCGAAACCGAGGCGATGCCAATCACTGTCATGGCGGAGGCAGAAAATCAGGCAGCCAACAACAAGGCTGAAGCCATCAATGTACTGGCACAGGCGGATGCCAATGCGGCCACCACCCGGGCCGCCGGCGTCAAGGCGCTCGGTCAGGCCGAGGCGGAGGTCGCCACGCTCAAGGCCGAGGCGCGCAACAAGCTCAGCCAGGAAATGATCGACTACGATCTCAGTCTCGCCCGCATCAACATCATTCCGAGTGCGCTGGCCGAGGCGGTCAAGCCGATCGAGAAGATTTCCGACATCCGGATCTTCGACACCGGCGGCATGCTCGGCCGCGGCGGCGGCAATGGCGCCATGAATGGACACGGCAACGGTCTTGGCCTTGGCGATGGCCTTGCGGCGCAATTGCTGTCGGTCTCGGCGTTCAAGCCGATCATCGACAAGATCCTCGCCGAGGGCGGCTTCGCCGCCGGCCCTGATGCACTGACCAGCCTGACCAACGCACTGGCCGCGCAGCAATTGGCAAGTCCCACCGAGCCGCCTGCCGCGCTTGATGTAGATGAAGATGACGTGGTGACGCCGCCCGCGACGATCTCGGGAACGGGCAAGGCGACGCTCGGCCCCAAATCCTGA